The Pleurodeles waltl isolate 20211129_DDA chromosome 7, aPleWal1.hap1.20221129, whole genome shotgun sequence genome includes a region encoding these proteins:
- the LOC138246578 gene encoding interferon-inducible GTPase 5-like, producing the protein MAHFDTNAKPFNIPKEEFDNIEAAFRLPDSVPSLSMKLLEKTQLDIAVTGESGCGKSTFINAMRGLNSDDKGAAPTGVVEKTNVPKAYPYQHRENVKLWDLPGIGTQTFTAKTYLQQVDFHRYDFFILVFSERIRENLILLAVTIQKMGKLFYFVRSKIDNDIDSSKRRKKQFNKEILLQKIRDDCTTCLTTSGVQCPHIFLLSSLNIGKFDFLQMQKVLEEELPKHKRNAFLLTLPNTSQHVVNKKKEALKTEVWKLATLSCTIAVLPVPGLSVACDIAILIKAIRGYLRDFGLDEESLQRVAGKVNKPVETIRSVIQSPVASTEITTQLIMQLMLKNGNGAFMAFEYFMSNIPLLSGGISFATTYYLLLSILDDLAEDAKRVLLKSLED; encoded by the coding sequence ATGGCTCATTTTGACACCAATGCTAAGCCATTTAACATTCCTAAGGAGGAATTTGACAACATTGAAGCTGCCTTTCGACTGCCAGATTCTGTACCAAGTTTATCTATGAAACTCTTAGAGAAAACTCAGCTTGATATTGCTGTCACCGGGGAATCCGGCTGTGGTAAATCTACATTCATCAATGCCATGAGAGGCTTGAACAGTGACGACAAAGGGGCGGCCCCCACAGGCGTGGTGGAGAAAACAAATGTGCCTAAGGCTTATCCCTACCAACATCGGGAAAATGTAAAACTATGGGATTTGCCTGGAATTGGAACACAGACCTTTACGGCCAAGACGTACCTTCAGCAAGTGGACTTTCATCGTTATGACTTCTTTATCCTGGTCTTTTCAGAAAGAATTAGGGAAAACCTAATCCTGCTCGCAGTCACCATTCAAAAGATGGGAAAACTGTTTTACTTTGTGCGCTCAAAAATTGATAATGATATTGATTCATCAAAACGTCGAAAGAAACAATTTAACAAGGAGATATTGCTCCAAAAGATTAGAGACGACTGCACAACGTGCCTAACTACTAGTGGGGTGCAATGCCCCCACATCTTTCTTCTCTCGTCCctcaacattggcaagtttgatTTTTTGCAGATGCAAAAAGTTTTAGAGGAGGAACTCCCCAAACATAAGAGAAATGCCTTCCTGCTTACGTTGCCCAACACTTCCCAGCATGTTGTGAACAAGAAGAAGGAGGCCCTGAAGACGGAGGTATGGAAGCTGGCAACCTTATCATGCACCATTGCTGTCCTGCCTGTCCCAGGCCTATCAGTCGCCTGTGATATCGCCATTTTGATAAAAGCAATAAGAGGATATCTCAGGGACTTCGGCCTGGATGAAGAATCCCTCCAAAGAGTTGCTGGGAAAGTTAATAAGCCAGTGGAAACCATAAGATCAGTGATCCAATCACCGGTGGCTTCCACAGAAATAACCACTCAACTGATAATGCAACTGATGCTAAAGAATGGGAATGGCGCCTTCATGGCTTTTGAATATTTCATGAGCAACATACCGCTGCTCTCCGGGGGGATTTCTTTTGCTACTACCTATTACTTATTACTCAGCATCTTAGATGATCTTGCAGAAGATGCCAAAAGAGTGCTTCTAAAGTCCTTGGAAGATTAA